In Zingiber officinale cultivar Zhangliang chromosome 8B, Zo_v1.1, whole genome shotgun sequence, a single genomic region encodes these proteins:
- the LOC122016076 gene encoding ras-related protein RABH1b-like isoform X6 yields the protein MDVAATNSLINLYFKCGSIADAEKVFDDRQSFLNTLKWIEEVRTERGSDVIIVLVGNKTDLVDKRQVSIEEGEGKAQELGVMFIKTSAKAGFNIKALFRKIAAALPGMETFLLHVA from the exons ATGGACGTCGCCGCCACCAACTCGCTCATCAATCTCTACTTCAAGTGCGGCAGCATCGCCGACGCGGAGAAGGTGTTCGACG ATCGTCAGTCTTTCTTAAATACTTTAAAATGGATTGAAGAGGTTCGAACGGAGAGGGGAAGTGATGTTATTATTGTCCTTGTTGGGAACAAAACTGACTTGGTCGACAAGAG gcAAGTCTCcatagaagaaggagaaggtaaAGCACAAGAGCTCGGTGTCATGTTTATCAAAACAAGCGCAAAAGCTGGCTTCAATATAAAG GCTCTCTTTCGAAAGATTGCGGCTGCCTTGCCCGGGATGGAAACCTTTCTCCTCCAtgttgcttag
- the LOC122016076 gene encoding uncharacterized protein LOC122016076 isoform X2, translating to MILIKTIKLYLLFLNSKFTGTSPLPSFLSPSSSILSFRSSFFRGSRHLVTEETRKAKPNAGTSLSRAAVSVSSHLSSRRHFPFPSSSIGQSMPSLRRHPPRSSLPQRHHLRPRPRRSPAGSSSPLQMVPDLRPRPRRVHPLQCALALRQSQRAGPGKADPSFRLQEESTHGRRRHQLAHQSLLQVRQHRRRGEGVRRSCMLCTGVILIWAHDVLLNTEKYHTKQFSVEIILSGNLLECVWTVYLHDLFLDITQFMFFFIPLNIYSFERNIG from the exons ATGATACTGATCAAGACGATCAAATTGtaccttttatttctaaattctaagTTTACAGGAACCTCACCGCTGCCctctttcctctctccctcttcatCAATTCTAAGTTTTCGATCTTCTTTTTTTCGAGGATCTCGACATCTCGTCACGGAGGAGACCAGAAAAGCGAAGCCCAACGCTGGCACTTCCCTTTCCCGAGCCGCCGTCAGTGTAAGTTCCCACCTCTCGAGCCGCCGTCACTTCCCTTTCCCGAGCAGCTCAATCGGCCAAAGCATGCCCAGTCTCCGACGCCACCCACCGCGATCCTCGCTGCCTCAGCGCCATCATCTCCGGCCTCGCCCTCGACGGTCGCCCGCTGGAAGCTCTTCACCTCTTCAAATGGTTCCAGACCTCCGCCCTCGACCCCGACGAGTTCACCCTCTCCAATGCGCTCTCGCTCTTCGCCAATCTCAGCGCGCTGGACCAGGGAAGGCAGATCCAAGCTTTCGTCTTCAAGAAGAATCTACCCATGGACGTCGCCGCCACCAACTCGCTCATCAATCTCTACTTCAAGTGCGGCAGCATCGCCGACGCGGAGAAGGTGTTCGACG GTCATGCATGCTGTGCACAGGTGTCATACTCATTTGGGCACATGATGTTCTGCTCAATACTGAGAAATACCATACCAAGCAATTCTCAGTAGAAATCATATTAAGTGGAAATCTCCTTGAATGTGTTTGGACGGTCTACTTGCACGATTTGTTCTTAGACATAACAcagttcatgtttttttttattcctcTAAATATTTATTCTTTTGAAAGAAACATTGGCTAG
- the LOC122016076 gene encoding uncharacterized protein LOC122016076 isoform X5, which produces MILIKTIKLYLLFLNSKFTGTSPLPSFLSPSSSILSFRSSFFRGSRHLVTEETRKAKPNAGTSLSRAAVSVSSHLSSRRHFPFPSSSIGQSMPSLRRHPPRSSLPQRHHLRPRPRRSPAGSSSPLQMVPDLRPRPRRVHPLQCALALRQSQRAGPGKADPSFRLQEESTHGRRRHQLAHQSLLQVRQHRRRGEGVRRSSVFLKYFKMD; this is translated from the exons ATGATACTGATCAAGACGATCAAATTGtaccttttatttctaaattctaagTTTACAGGAACCTCACCGCTGCCctctttcctctctccctcttcatCAATTCTAAGTTTTCGATCTTCTTTTTTTCGAGGATCTCGACATCTCGTCACGGAGGAGACCAGAAAAGCGAAGCCCAACGCTGGCACTTCCCTTTCCCGAGCCGCCGTCAGTGTAAGTTCCCACCTCTCGAGCCGCCGTCACTTCCCTTTCCCGAGCAGCTCAATCGGCCAAAGCATGCCCAGTCTCCGACGCCACCCACCGCGATCCTCGCTGCCTCAGCGCCATCATCTCCGGCCTCGCCCTCGACGGTCGCCCGCTGGAAGCTCTTCACCTCTTCAAATGGTTCCAGACCTCCGCCCTCGACCCCGACGAGTTCACCCTCTCCAATGCGCTCTCGCTCTTCGCCAATCTCAGCGCGCTGGACCAGGGAAGGCAGATCCAAGCTTTCGTCTTCAAGAAGAATCTACCCATGGACGTCGCCGCCACCAACTCGCTCATCAATCTCTACTTCAAGTGCGGCAGCATCGCCGACGCGGAGAAGGTGTTCGACG ATCGTCAGTCTTTCTTAAATACTTTAAAATGGATTGA
- the LOC122016076 gene encoding ras-related protein Rab-12-like isoform X1 has translation MILIKTIKLYLLFLNSKFTGTSPLPSFLSPSSSILSFRSSFFRGSRHLVTEETRKAKPNAGTSLSRAAVSVSSHLSSRRHFPFPSSSIGQSMPSLRRHPPRSSLPQRHHLRPRPRRSPAGSSSPLQMVPDLRPRPRRVHPLQCALALRQSQRAGPGKADPSFRLQEESTHGRRRHQLAHQSLLQVRQHRRRGEGVRRDTVGQERFRSLIPSYIRDSSVAVIAYDVANRQSFLNTLKWIEEVRTERGSDVIIVLVGNKTDLVDKRQVSIEEGEGKAQELGVMFIKTSAKAGFNIKALFRKIAAALPGMETFLLHVA, from the exons ATGATACTGATCAAGACGATCAAATTGtaccttttatttctaaattctaagTTTACAGGAACCTCACCGCTGCCctctttcctctctccctcttcatCAATTCTAAGTTTTCGATCTTCTTTTTTTCGAGGATCTCGACATCTCGTCACGGAGGAGACCAGAAAAGCGAAGCCCAACGCTGGCACTTCCCTTTCCCGAGCCGCCGTCAGTGTAAGTTCCCACCTCTCGAGCCGCCGTCACTTCCCTTTCCCGAGCAGCTCAATCGGCCAAAGCATGCCCAGTCTCCGACGCCACCCACCGCGATCCTCGCTGCCTCAGCGCCATCATCTCCGGCCTCGCCCTCGACGGTCGCCCGCTGGAAGCTCTTCACCTCTTCAAATGGTTCCAGACCTCCGCCCTCGACCCCGACGAGTTCACCCTCTCCAATGCGCTCTCGCTCTTCGCCAATCTCAGCGCGCTGGACCAGGGAAGGCAGATCCAAGCTTTCGTCTTCAAGAAGAATCTACCCATGGACGTCGCCGCCACCAACTCGCTCATCAATCTCTACTTCAAGTGCGGCAGCATCGCCGACGCGGAGAAGGTGTTCGACG GGACACTGTTGGACAAGAGAGATTTAGGAGCCTCATCCCAAGTTATATTCGTGACTCATCAGTTGCAGTGATtgcttatgatgttgcaa ATCGTCAGTCTTTCTTAAATACTTTAAAATGGATTGAAGAGGTTCGAACGGAGAGGGGAAGTGATGTTATTATTGTCCTTGTTGGGAACAAAACTGACTTGGTCGACAAGAG gcAAGTCTCcatagaagaaggagaaggtaaAGCACAAGAGCTCGGTGTCATGTTTATCAAAACAAGCGCAAAAGCTGGCTTCAATATAAAG GCTCTCTTTCGAAAGATTGCGGCTGCCTTGCCCGGGATGGAAACCTTTCTCCTCCAtgttgcttag
- the LOC122016076 gene encoding uncharacterized protein LOC122016076 isoform X3 yields MILIKTIKLYLLFLNSKFTGTSPLPSFLSPSSSILSFRSSFFRGSRHLVTEETRKAKPNAGTSLSRAAVSVSSHLSSRRHFPFPSSSIGQSMPSLRRHPPRSSLPQRHHLRPRPRRSPAGSSSPLQMVPDLRPRPRRVHPLQCALALRQSQRAGPGKADPSFRLQEESTHGRRRHQLAHQSLLQVRQHRRRGEGVRRDTVGQERFRSLIPSYIRDSSVAVIAYDVASMLP; encoded by the exons ATGATACTGATCAAGACGATCAAATTGtaccttttatttctaaattctaagTTTACAGGAACCTCACCGCTGCCctctttcctctctccctcttcatCAATTCTAAGTTTTCGATCTTCTTTTTTTCGAGGATCTCGACATCTCGTCACGGAGGAGACCAGAAAAGCGAAGCCCAACGCTGGCACTTCCCTTTCCCGAGCCGCCGTCAGTGTAAGTTCCCACCTCTCGAGCCGCCGTCACTTCCCTTTCCCGAGCAGCTCAATCGGCCAAAGCATGCCCAGTCTCCGACGCCACCCACCGCGATCCTCGCTGCCTCAGCGCCATCATCTCCGGCCTCGCCCTCGACGGTCGCCCGCTGGAAGCTCTTCACCTCTTCAAATGGTTCCAGACCTCCGCCCTCGACCCCGACGAGTTCACCCTCTCCAATGCGCTCTCGCTCTTCGCCAATCTCAGCGCGCTGGACCAGGGAAGGCAGATCCAAGCTTTCGTCTTCAAGAAGAATCTACCCATGGACGTCGCCGCCACCAACTCGCTCATCAATCTCTACTTCAAGTGCGGCAGCATCGCCGACGCGGAGAAGGTGTTCGACG GGACACTGTTGGACAAGAGAGATTTAGGAGCCTCATCCCAAGTTATATTCGTGACTCATCAGTTGCAGTGATtgcttatgatgttgcaagtatgCTTCCTTG A
- the LOC122016076 gene encoding ras-related protein RABH1b-like isoform X4: MPSLRRHPPRSSLPQRHHLRPRPRRSPAGSSSPLQMVPDLRPRPRRVHPLQCALALRQSQRAGPGKADPSFRLQEESTHGRRRHQLAHQSLLQVRQHRRRGEGVRRDTVGQERFRSLIPSYIRDSSVAVIAYDVANRQSFLNTLKWIEEVRTERGSDVIIVLVGNKTDLVDKRQVSIEEGEGKAQELGVMFIKTSAKAGFNIKALFRKIAAALPGMETFLLHVA, encoded by the exons ATGCCCAGTCTCCGACGCCACCCACCGCGATCCTCGCTGCCTCAGCGCCATCATCTCCGGCCTCGCCCTCGACGGTCGCCCGCTGGAAGCTCTTCACCTCTTCAAATGGTTCCAGACCTCCGCCCTCGACCCCGACGAGTTCACCCTCTCCAATGCGCTCTCGCTCTTCGCCAATCTCAGCGCGCTGGACCAGGGAAGGCAGATCCAAGCTTTCGTCTTCAAGAAGAATCTACCCATGGACGTCGCCGCCACCAACTCGCTCATCAATCTCTACTTCAAGTGCGGCAGCATCGCCGACGCGGAGAAGGTGTTCGACG GGACACTGTTGGACAAGAGAGATTTAGGAGCCTCATCCCAAGTTATATTCGTGACTCATCAGTTGCAGTGATtgcttatgatgttgcaa ATCGTCAGTCTTTCTTAAATACTTTAAAATGGATTGAAGAGGTTCGAACGGAGAGGGGAAGTGATGTTATTATTGTCCTTGTTGGGAACAAAACTGACTTGGTCGACAAGAG gcAAGTCTCcatagaagaaggagaaggtaaAGCACAAGAGCTCGGTGTCATGTTTATCAAAACAAGCGCAAAAGCTGGCTTCAATATAAAG GCTCTCTTTCGAAAGATTGCGGCTGCCTTGCCCGGGATGGAAACCTTTCTCCTCCAtgttgcttag